Proteins found in one Aneurinibacillus uraniidurans genomic segment:
- a CDS encoding succinate dehydrogenase cytochrome b558 subunit, with amino-acid sequence MMNHRHFFNRKLHSLLGVVPIGGFLFVHLLVNYYATRGEPAFLERVQVMEGLPFLALIEILFIFLPILYHGIYGLYIAFQAKNNVGNYGYFRNTMFMLQRVTGVITLIFITWHVYETKIQMLIGKTDANGLFTLMNDILANKVMLAFYIIGLLSAVFHFANGLWSFAVSWGITVGPRAQRISTYVTMAIFVLMSAMGLMALFAFANPVDVAQAIQK; translated from the coding sequence ATGATGAATCATCGTCATTTTTTCAACCGTAAACTTCACTCCCTACTCGGCGTAGTTCCGATTGGGGGCTTCCTGTTCGTTCACTTACTTGTGAACTATTACGCAACACGCGGCGAGCCAGCCTTCCTGGAGCGCGTACAAGTCATGGAGGGACTTCCGTTCCTCGCATTGATTGAAATTCTGTTTATTTTCTTACCGATTTTGTACCATGGTATTTATGGTTTGTACATTGCTTTCCAAGCAAAAAACAACGTTGGCAACTACGGCTATTTCCGTAACACAATGTTCATGCTGCAGCGCGTTACGGGCGTAATTACTCTCATCTTTATTACCTGGCACGTATACGAAACAAAAATCCAAATGCTGATCGGCAAAACAGATGCCAACGGTCTCTTTACACTCATGAATGACATTCTCGCGAACAAGGTAATGCTTGCATTTTACATCATCGGCCTTCTTTCTGCCGTGTTCCATTTCGCGAACGGTCTCTGGAGCTTTGCAGTTAGCTGGGGCATTACAGTCGGTCCGCGTGCACAGCGCATCTCTACATATGTGACAATGGCGATTTTCGTACTGATGTCTGCCATGGGTCTGATGGCGCTGTTTGCATTTGCGAATCCGGTTGATGTGGCTCAGGCCATTCAGAAATAG
- a CDS encoding anion permease has product MTTSGEIKRIPLLIMIAVGIMVWLVGPPAGVKPEAWHLLAIFVATIVGFIIKPMPMGSLSILAITATVITGILPLKVALSGFSNSTIWIIVCAIIISRGVTKTGLGARVAYIFVKKFGKKTIGLSYALAFTDFALSPAMPSNSARAGGVIFPIIHSLSDSFGSKPEEGTERKIGSFLTLTAFQVNVITSAMFMTAMAANPLAVSQAKEAGVSITWGSWALAAIVPGLVSLLVIPWFIYKVYPPEIKETPDAAQFATDQLKKMGPMSNVEKRMVFVFGTVLLLWIFGEGIGIDATTTAIIGVSLLLLTQVLTWGDVTGEKMAWDTLVWFAALVMMATQLNQLGLIPWFSKTMGHQVAGLSATTAFLVLILAYFYSHYLFASATAHVSAMYAAFLTVAITTGTPGMLAALILGFFSNLFGSMTHYGFGPAPILFGPGYVSEGKWWSIGFMISIINIVIWLGIGLVWWKVIGLW; this is encoded by the coding sequence GTGACGACATCAGGAGAAATCAAAAGAATTCCTTTACTGATCATGATAGCAGTGGGGATAATGGTATGGCTTGTAGGGCCGCCAGCAGGGGTGAAACCGGAGGCATGGCATCTACTGGCGATTTTTGTAGCGACGATTGTAGGGTTTATTATAAAACCTATGCCAATGGGAAGTCTTTCGATCCTGGCGATTACCGCTACCGTCATTACTGGAATACTGCCCTTGAAAGTGGCACTGTCTGGATTCAGCAACAGCACCATCTGGATCATCGTATGCGCTATTATTATTTCACGAGGCGTTACGAAAACAGGATTAGGTGCTCGGGTTGCTTATATATTTGTAAAGAAGTTCGGAAAGAAGACGATTGGTCTTTCGTATGCGCTGGCATTCACAGATTTTGCGCTCTCTCCGGCTATGCCAAGTAATTCAGCTCGTGCTGGGGGCGTGATTTTTCCGATTATCCATTCCTTATCTGATTCTTTTGGTTCTAAACCAGAAGAAGGAACAGAAAGAAAGATTGGCTCATTTTTAACGCTTACGGCGTTTCAGGTCAATGTGATTACATCTGCTATGTTCATGACAGCAATGGCAGCCAATCCTCTTGCTGTATCACAAGCAAAAGAGGCAGGGGTGTCTATTACATGGGGAAGTTGGGCGTTGGCTGCAATTGTCCCAGGACTTGTGAGTCTGTTGGTTATTCCATGGTTTATCTATAAAGTATATCCGCCTGAGATTAAAGAAACGCCGGATGCTGCGCAATTTGCAACGGACCAATTGAAGAAGATGGGTCCCATGAGCAATGTGGAAAAGCGGATGGTGTTCGTGTTTGGTACAGTGCTGTTATTGTGGATTTTTGGTGAAGGAATTGGAATTGATGCTACTACAACTGCGATTATCGGTGTCTCGCTGCTGTTGCTTACACAGGTATTGACCTGGGGAGATGTCACGGGAGAAAAAATGGCATGGGATACACTGGTATGGTTTGCAGCTCTTGTCATGATGGCCACACAATTAAACCAACTCGGCCTGATCCCGTGGTTTAGTAAGACGATGGGGCATCAAGTAGCTGGCCTGTCAGCAACGACAGCTTTTCTTGTACTCATTCTTGCGTATTTCTACAGTCATTATCTGTTTGCAAGTGCAACGGCTCACGTTAGTGCGATGTATGCTGCCTTTCTTACGGTCGCGATTACAACCGGTACACCAGGCATGCTGGCGGCTTTAATCCTTGGCTTTTTTAGTAATTTATTTGGCTCCATGACACACTACGGATTCGGACCGGCTCCGATTTTATTCGGTCCAGGGTATGTATCTGAGGGGAAATGGTGGTCCATCGGCTTTATGATCTCCATTATCAATATTGTCATCTGGCTTGGAATTGGTCTTGTTTGGTGGAAAGTAATTGGTTTATGGTAA
- the trxA gene encoding thioredoxin produces the protein MAIVNVTDNTFQTEVESGGTVLVDFWAPWCGPCKMIAPVLEEIDGEIGGKVKIVKVNVDDNSESAQRFGVMSIPTLMLVKDGQVVDKIVGFQPKENLLNAINKHL, from the coding sequence ATGGCAATCGTAAATGTAACCGACAATACGTTTCAAACAGAAGTAGAAAGTGGTGGCACAGTCCTCGTTGACTTCTGGGCACCATGGTGCGGACCTTGCAAAATGATCGCTCCGGTACTTGAAGAAATCGATGGCGAAATCGGCGGTAAAGTAAAAATTGTAAAAGTAAACGTAGATGACAATTCGGAATCTGCACAACGCTTTGGTGTTATGAGTATCCCAACACTCATGCTCGTAAAAGATGGCCAAGTTGTTGACAAAATCGTTGGCTTCCAGCCAAAAGAAAACCTGCTTAACGCAATCAACAAACACCTGTAA
- the sdhA gene encoding succinate dehydrogenase flavoprotein subunit — translation MSKGKIIVVGGGLAGLMATIKAAEAGYPVELFSLVPVKRSHSVCAQGGINGAVNTKGEGDSPWIHFDDTIYGGDFLANQPPVKAMCDAAPGIIYMFDRMGVMFNRTPEGLIDFRRFGGTQHHRTAFAGATTGQQLLYALDEQVRRWEVNGLVTKYEGWEFLSAVVDEQGTCRGITAQNLRSMEVKSFKADAVIMATGGPGIIFGKSTNSVINTATAASAIYQQGVKYANGEFIQIHPTAIPGDDKLRLMSESARGEGGRVWTYKDGKPWYFLEEKYPAYGNLVPRDIATREIFDVCVVQKLGINGENMVYLDLSHKDPHELDIKLGGIIEIYEKFAGDDPRKVPMKIFPAVHYSMGGLWVDYNQMTNIPGLFAAGECDYSQHGANRLGANSLLSAVFGGMVAGPKAIEYIKGLDKSAEDVSSSVFDAEAKKQQDKYDSITSMTSGTENAYVIHRELGEWMTDNVTVVRYNDKLKQTDEKIQELMQRYQQININDTAKSSNASASFTRQLWNMLQLARVVTLGALNRNESRGAHYKPEFPDRNDEDFMKTTIAEFDPATNGPKISYEDIDISLIQPRKRDYSSKHKVADKKEEVK, via the coding sequence ATGAGTAAAGGTAAAATCATCGTAGTCGGTGGCGGTCTCGCAGGCCTCATGGCGACTATTAAAGCTGCGGAAGCCGGTTATCCGGTTGAGTTGTTCTCACTTGTTCCGGTAAAACGCTCCCACTCTGTTTGTGCACAGGGCGGTATTAATGGGGCAGTTAATACAAAAGGGGAAGGCGATTCCCCGTGGATTCACTTCGATGATACCATTTATGGTGGCGACTTCCTTGCGAACCAACCGCCAGTTAAAGCAATGTGTGATGCAGCACCTGGTATCATTTATATGTTCGACCGTATGGGCGTTATGTTCAACCGTACGCCAGAAGGTCTGATCGACTTCCGTCGTTTCGGGGGTACGCAACACCACCGTACAGCATTTGCTGGTGCAACAACAGGTCAGCAGCTTCTGTATGCGTTGGACGAGCAAGTTCGCCGCTGGGAAGTAAATGGTCTTGTTACGAAATACGAAGGATGGGAATTCCTGTCCGCTGTTGTAGATGAGCAAGGTACATGCCGTGGTATTACCGCGCAAAACCTGCGCTCAATGGAAGTTAAATCATTCAAAGCTGATGCCGTTATTATGGCAACAGGTGGTCCTGGTATCATCTTTGGTAAATCAACAAACTCTGTTATCAACACAGCGACAGCAGCGTCTGCGATTTACCAGCAGGGTGTTAAATATGCAAACGGTGAGTTCATCCAGATCCACCCGACTGCGATCCCAGGTGATGACAAACTGCGCCTGATGTCCGAGTCTGCTCGTGGTGAGGGCGGTCGTGTATGGACATACAAAGACGGTAAACCGTGGTACTTCCTTGAAGAGAAGTATCCAGCATACGGTAACCTTGTACCGCGTGATATTGCAACGCGTGAAATCTTTGACGTGTGCGTTGTACAGAAACTCGGCATCAACGGTGAGAACATGGTATATCTTGACCTGTCTCACAAAGATCCGCACGAACTTGACATTAAGCTCGGTGGTATCATCGAGATCTATGAAAAATTCGCAGGGGACGACCCGCGTAAAGTTCCAATGAAAATCTTCCCGGCTGTTCACTATTCTATGGGCGGTCTGTGGGTTGATTACAACCAGATGACAAATATCCCAGGTCTGTTTGCAGCTGGTGAGTGTGATTACTCGCAGCACGGTGCAAACCGTCTTGGTGCGAACTCGCTCCTGTCCGCTGTATTCGGCGGCATGGTGGCAGGTCCGAAAGCGATTGAATACATTAAAGGCCTTGATAAGTCTGCAGAAGACGTATCTTCGTCTGTATTCGATGCAGAAGCGAAAAAACAACAAGACAAATACGATAGCATTACTAGCATGACAAGCGGTACAGAGAACGCGTATGTAATCCACCGTGAACTTGGCGAATGGATGACTGATAACGTAACGGTTGTACGTTACAATGATAAGCTGAAGCAGACAGATGAGAAGATTCAAGAACTCATGCAGCGCTATCAGCAAATCAACATCAACGATACAGCAAAATCAAGCAATGCGAGCGCTTCGTTTACACGTCAACTGTGGAACATGCTGCAACTTGCACGCGTTGTTACACTCGGTGCGCTTAACCGTAACGAAAGCCGTGGTGCGCATTACAAACCGGAATTCCCGGATCGTAATGATGAGGACTTCATGAAAACAACCATTGCTGAATTCGATCCAGCTACAAACGGACCGAAGATTTCGTACGAAGATATTGATATTTCGCTGATCCAGCCTCGTAAACGTGACTACTCTTCGAAGCATAAAGTGGCTGATAAGAAAGAAGAGGTGAAATAA
- a CDS encoding biotin transporter BioY, with the protein MQSQRLKMMLLSALFCAIISVCAQLSISFLPMVPFTMQNFAIALAVIILGQRYGTLAVLLYILLGAIGVPVFAQFKSGAAVLIGPTGGYLIGYIAAALVMGMMLKRDNLTVVRAFLANVVGLVIIYAFGVAQLKLVAHLTWNKAIALGMTPFIAPDLLKIALASYVGVLVIRRLKAAGLMPSHAQSKAEHAA; encoded by the coding sequence ATGCAAAGTCAACGTTTGAAAATGATGCTTCTTTCGGCCTTATTTTGCGCGATTATTTCTGTATGTGCACAGCTATCTATTTCTTTCCTCCCAATGGTTCCGTTCACGATGCAAAACTTTGCGATCGCTCTTGCCGTAATTATTCTCGGACAGAGATACGGAACACTGGCAGTATTGTTGTATATCCTGCTTGGCGCGATTGGGGTTCCGGTATTCGCTCAGTTTAAAAGCGGGGCGGCCGTGCTCATCGGTCCAACAGGCGGCTATTTGATTGGTTACATTGCCGCTGCACTCGTGATGGGCATGATGCTCAAGCGGGATAACCTAACAGTTGTCCGCGCTTTTCTTGCTAATGTAGTGGGCCTGGTTATTATTTATGCGTTTGGTGTCGCACAGCTTAAACTAGTTGCCCACCTGACATGGAACAAAGCGATTGCTCTTGGGATGACTCCGTTTATCGCACCTGATCTACTCAAAATTGCACTTGCGTCTTATGTCGGCGTTCTGGTCATCCGTCGCCTGAAAGCTGCGGGGCTTATGCCATCACATGCCCAGTCAAAAGCAGAACACGCCGCATAG
- the uvrC gene encoding excinuclease ABC subunit UvrC has protein sequence MNTIKEKLALLPDKPGCYLMKNTEGIVIYVGKAKVLKNRVRSYFTGSHDGKTQRLVQEIADFEYIVTSSPMEALLLECNLIKQYDPRYNILLKDDKTYPYIKITNEVHPRLEITRKVLKDGAKYFGPYPNAGAAQETKKLLDRLYPFRKCKHIPKQVCLYYHMGQCLAPCEYEMDTAQYSEMIEQITRFLNGNYTEIKSQLQRQMEQAAENLEFERARDLRDQIHYIDAILEKQKVTFADNVDRDAWGYYTDKGWMSVQVFHIRQGKMIERNVASFPYYGEEHEDFISYVVQFYFEEHIRPKEVLLPSAEGSEGLEEWLGSKLLVPQRGPKKQLVDMANENANIALNEKFALMARDEARTVQAVEKLGEAIGIGYPKRIEAFDNSNIQGIDPVSAMVVFTDGKPDKKEYRKYKVKTVVGPDDYGSMKEVIRRRYTRVLKEDLQMPDLIVVDGGKGQISAAVDVLENELGLYIPVCGLAKDDRHRTSQLLVGDPPLPVALKRDSNEFHLLQRIQDEVHRFAITFHRNTRGKTMFKSQLDDIPGIGDKRKKLLLKHFGSVKKMKEASLDEYRGLGIGDKLARTILAHLRGASDTEEGAIDK, from the coding sequence ATGAACACAATCAAAGAAAAATTAGCGCTCCTTCCCGACAAACCCGGTTGCTATCTCATGAAAAACACCGAGGGCATCGTGATTTATGTCGGGAAAGCCAAAGTATTAAAAAACCGTGTCCGCTCATATTTCACAGGCAGTCATGATGGCAAGACACAGCGTCTTGTACAGGAGATTGCTGATTTTGAATATATCGTTACCTCATCCCCGATGGAGGCGCTGCTGCTTGAATGTAATTTGATCAAGCAATATGATCCGCGCTATAACATCTTGCTGAAAGATGACAAGACGTATCCATATATTAAGATTACGAATGAGGTGCATCCGCGCTTAGAGATTACCCGTAAGGTGCTCAAAGACGGAGCGAAGTACTTTGGCCCATATCCGAATGCCGGAGCCGCACAGGAGACGAAGAAGCTGTTAGATCGGCTATATCCGTTTCGTAAATGCAAGCATATCCCGAAGCAGGTGTGCCTGTACTATCATATGGGACAGTGTCTAGCACCATGTGAATATGAAATGGATACAGCACAGTACAGCGAGATGATTGAACAGATCACCCGATTTTTGAACGGGAATTATACGGAGATCAAAAGTCAGCTACAGCGGCAAATGGAGCAGGCAGCTGAGAATCTGGAATTTGAGCGTGCTCGCGACTTGCGCGACCAGATTCACTATATTGATGCGATTCTGGAGAAACAGAAGGTGACATTTGCCGATAACGTAGACCGTGATGCCTGGGGATATTATACGGATAAAGGCTGGATGAGCGTGCAAGTATTCCACATTCGTCAGGGCAAGATGATTGAGCGTAATGTCGCGTCTTTTCCGTACTACGGGGAGGAACATGAAGACTTTATCTCGTATGTTGTGCAGTTTTACTTCGAAGAACATATACGCCCGAAAGAAGTGCTTCTGCCATCTGCTGAAGGAAGCGAGGGGCTGGAAGAATGGCTGGGTTCGAAACTGCTTGTCCCACAGCGCGGTCCGAAAAAACAGTTGGTTGATATGGCAAACGAGAATGCGAACATTGCGTTAAACGAGAAATTTGCACTGATGGCGCGTGATGAAGCGCGTACCGTGCAGGCGGTAGAGAAGCTAGGGGAAGCGATTGGGATTGGATATCCGAAGCGAATCGAAGCGTTTGATAACTCTAATATTCAAGGAATTGATCCGGTTTCTGCGATGGTTGTGTTTACGGATGGAAAGCCGGATAAAAAAGAATATCGCAAGTATAAAGTCAAAACAGTCGTAGGCCCAGATGATTATGGGTCCATGAAAGAAGTGATTCGCCGCCGTTATACACGTGTGCTGAAAGAAGATTTGCAGATGCCCGACCTGATTGTAGTCGATGGCGGTAAAGGCCAAATCTCGGCCGCTGTTGACGTGCTGGAAAATGAACTTGGTCTCTATATTCCGGTATGCGGACTTGCTAAAGATGACCGACACCGCACGTCCCAGCTGCTTGTCGGAGACCCGCCGCTACCCGTTGCATTGAAGCGGGACAGTAACGAATTCCACCTGTTACAGCGCATTCAGGATGAAGTCCACCGCTTTGCGATTACATTTCATCGCAATACACGCGGCAAGACGATGTTCAAGTCACAGCTTGATGATATCCCGGGAATCGGAGATAAGCGTAAGAAACTGCTGCTGAAGCATTTTGGTTCTGTCAAAAAGATGAAAGAAGCGAGCCTTGATGAGTATAGAGGACTTGGCATTGGGGATAAGTTGGCCCGGACGATACTTGCCCATTTGCGCGGTGCTTCAGACACAGAAGAGGGAGCGATAGACAAATAA
- the metX gene encoding homoserine O-acetyltransferase MetX, with product MEKTMVLSSITLECGETIRQVKVAYETSGTLNAERNNAILICHALTGDAKAVGDEETPGWWEGLIGPGRYVDTNRYFVITSNVLGGCAGTTGPASLHPESNTPYGADFPVVTIRDMVQVQYELVRQLGINKLFAVIGGSMGGMQVFEWAASYPEMMEVVVPIATCARLSAVAIAYNDVGRQAILSDPNWQCGHYYPGKGPVNGLSIARMLGMITYRTADLFEYRFGRRLKDDKGDVTKFDSTFQIESYLRYHGQKLVDRFDANSYLYLLKAMDSHDIGRNRGGIKKAIEGIQAHVLSIAISDDLLYPADHQEEVVAMMEVAGKNVEYHYIDSIYGHDGFLVEFVKIGPLVESYLNEQYVRVCKQAAAPY from the coding sequence ATGGAAAAGACGATGGTGCTTTCAAGCATCACTTTAGAATGTGGGGAGACAATTAGGCAGGTAAAGGTAGCGTATGAAACAAGTGGGACGCTGAATGCGGAGAGAAACAATGCCATTCTCATTTGCCATGCACTGACAGGGGATGCGAAGGCGGTAGGGGACGAAGAAACACCAGGTTGGTGGGAAGGATTAATTGGGCCAGGTCGATATGTAGACACAAATCGATATTTTGTCATTACGTCTAATGTATTAGGCGGCTGTGCAGGAACGACAGGCCCAGCCTCGCTTCATCCAGAGTCTAATACGCCGTACGGAGCTGACTTTCCCGTTGTAACGATTCGGGATATGGTGCAGGTACAGTATGAATTGGTACGGCAGCTTGGGATTAATAAGTTATTTGCGGTAATCGGTGGATCGATGGGAGGAATGCAAGTATTTGAATGGGCTGCATCGTATCCAGAGATGATGGAAGTTGTCGTTCCGATTGCAACTTGTGCTCGTTTGTCAGCTGTGGCGATCGCATATAATGATGTCGGCAGACAGGCAATTTTATCTGACCCGAACTGGCAGTGTGGACATTATTACCCAGGAAAAGGGCCGGTAAATGGGCTGTCTATCGCCCGGATGCTTGGGATGATCACGTATCGAACCGCAGATTTATTTGAATACCGATTTGGTCGCCGTCTGAAAGATGATAAGGGAGATGTGACGAAATTTGACTCCACTTTCCAAATCGAGAGCTATTTGCGCTACCACGGACAGAAACTGGTCGATCGGTTTGACGCTAACAGCTACTTGTATTTGTTAAAAGCGATGGACTCTCATGATATCGGACGCAATCGTGGCGGGATTAAGAAGGCGATTGAAGGCATCCAGGCGCATGTCCTTTCGATTGCGATTTCTGATGATTTATTGTATCCGGCTGATCATCAGGAAGAAGTAGTGGCGATGATGGAGGTAGCTGGAAAAAATGTGGAATATCACTACATTGATTCCATTTATGGCCATGATGGCTTTCTTGTCGAATTTGTGAAGATCGGACCGTTGGTAGAATCCTATCTGAACGAGCAGTATGTAAGGGTGTGCAAGCAGGCCGCTGCTCCCTATTGA
- a CDS encoding aspartate kinase codes for MGLIVQKFGGTSVGTVERIQAVARRVIQTRNAGHDVVVVVSAMGKSTDVLVDMAKQITAEPPAREMDMLLTTGEQVSIALLSMALQAEGQPAVSMTGWQAGITTESVHTKARIAHIDPSAMQAALAAGNVVIVAGFQGVTEDGQITTLGRGGSDTTAVALAGALQADLCEIYTDVDGVYTADPRIVPSARKLTTISHDEMLELATLGAGVLHPRAVECAKQYGVPLVVRSSFGHEEGTRVQEEADMEQGLIISGVAHDKNVAKITVADMPVQVDTMSKLFTTLADEHINVDVIIQSAYEADTTNVSFSVSGDEVKRTLQILLREKENLHFGYAVAEEELAKVSIVGAGMITNPGVAAQMFRCLAEAGIEIKMVSTSEIKVSCVVPLEQMENAVRSLHTSFGLDVVERAVVHSAQ; via the coding sequence ATGGGTTTGATCGTACAGAAATTCGGTGGTACATCAGTAGGAACGGTGGAACGCATTCAGGCGGTAGCACGCCGCGTCATTCAGACGCGGAACGCTGGACATGATGTCGTTGTAGTTGTATCTGCCATGGGGAAATCAACGGATGTGCTTGTAGATATGGCGAAGCAGATTACAGCAGAACCACCTGCCAGGGAAATGGATATGCTTTTGACAACTGGAGAGCAAGTATCCATTGCCTTATTGTCGATGGCGCTTCAGGCGGAAGGTCAGCCTGCTGTTTCGATGACAGGCTGGCAGGCAGGGATTACAACAGAAAGCGTACATACAAAGGCACGCATTGCACACATCGACCCTTCAGCGATGCAGGCTGCACTGGCCGCTGGAAACGTTGTGATTGTTGCAGGCTTTCAGGGAGTTACCGAAGATGGACAGATCACAACGCTCGGCCGCGGTGGCTCGGATACGACAGCGGTAGCACTTGCTGGGGCATTACAAGCTGATTTGTGTGAGATTTATACTGATGTTGATGGTGTCTATACAGCTGATCCACGCATCGTACCATCCGCACGGAAGCTTACAACCATCTCACACGATGAGATGCTTGAATTAGCTACACTCGGTGCTGGCGTGCTGCACCCGCGAGCGGTTGAATGCGCTAAACAATATGGGGTACCGCTTGTAGTACGCTCTAGTTTTGGTCATGAAGAAGGAACACGAGTACAGGAGGAAGCAGATATGGAACAAGGACTGATTATTAGCGGAGTCGCTCATGATAAAAACGTAGCGAAAATTACAGTGGCAGACATGCCGGTCCAGGTGGATACGATGTCGAAGCTCTTTACTACACTGGCTGACGAGCATATTAACGTGGACGTGATCATTCAGAGTGCGTACGAGGCAGATACAACGAATGTTTCATTTTCAGTAAGTGGAGATGAAGTAAAGCGGACGCTGCAAATTTTGTTGCGTGAAAAAGAAAATCTGCACTTTGGCTATGCGGTCGCGGAAGAAGAACTGGCTAAAGTATCCATCGTAGGTGCAGGTATGATTACCAATCCGGGAGTAGCGGCTCAGATGTTCCGCTGTCTGGCAGAGGCAGGCATTGAAATCAAAATGGTATCGACATCCGAGATCAAAGTATCGTGTGTTGTACCGCTTGAGCAAATGGAAAATGCCGTTCGCAGCCTGCATACGTCATTTGGGCTTGACGTAGTAGAACGCGCAGTTGTACATTCCGCACAATAA
- a CDS encoding electron transfer flavoprotein subunit alpha/FixB family protein translates to MSKKILAIAEARDGNLRNVSFEVLAAAKRVAGGGEVVAAVLGSDAAKYVEVLGQHGAAKVYVVANSELDTYTTDAYAQALRQVVDAVQPDAIFMPHTAIGKDAAPRLAARLGLGLVSDAINVELDGDAIVFTRPIYAGKAFEKKKAVSGTAFATIRPNNIPAEEAGASTAEQVDFTAEIKDLRTVVKDIVRKTAGGVDLSEAKVVVSGGRGVKSAEGFKPLQELADVLGGAVGASRGACDGEYCDYSLQIGQTGKVVTPDLYIAAGISGAIQHLAGMSSSKVIVAINKDPEAPIFQVADYGIVGDLFEVVPLLTEEFKKVLVQA, encoded by the coding sequence ATGAGTAAAAAAATTCTTGCAATTGCAGAAGCACGTGATGGTAACCTGCGTAATGTATCATTTGAGGTGCTCGCAGCAGCGAAGCGCGTAGCAGGTGGCGGCGAGGTAGTAGCTGCTGTATTAGGAAGCGATGCGGCGAAATATGTAGAAGTACTCGGTCAGCACGGCGCTGCTAAAGTATACGTAGTAGCAAACAGCGAACTTGACACATATACAACAGATGCATACGCACAGGCGCTTCGTCAGGTAGTGGATGCGGTGCAACCGGACGCAATCTTCATGCCGCACACAGCGATCGGTAAAGATGCGGCTCCGCGCCTTGCAGCTCGTCTTGGTCTTGGCCTTGTATCGGATGCAATCAATGTAGAACTGGACGGGGATGCAATTGTGTTCACACGTCCGATCTATGCAGGGAAAGCATTCGAGAAGAAAAAAGCGGTATCCGGTACAGCGTTTGCGACGATCCGTCCGAACAACATTCCGGCGGAAGAAGCGGGCGCATCTACAGCCGAACAGGTTGATTTTACAGCTGAAATCAAAGATCTGCGCACTGTTGTAAAAGATATTGTCCGCAAAACAGCGGGCGGTGTAGACTTGTCAGAAGCAAAAGTAGTAGTATCTGGCGGTCGCGGTGTTAAATCTGCCGAAGGTTTCAAACCGCTGCAGGAACTTGCTGACGTTCTCGGTGGCGCAGTGGGCGCATCTCGTGGAGCGTGCGATGGTGAATATTGTGACTACTCGCTTCAGATTGGTCAGACAGGTAAAGTAGTAACGCCGGATCTGTACATCGCAGCTGGTATCTCCGGTGCGATTCAACATCTGGCGGGCATGTCTAGCTCAAAAGTAATCGTAGCGATTAACAAAGATCCAGAAGCTCCAATCTTCCAGGTAGCAGACTACGGCATCGTAGGCGATCTGTTTGAAGTTGTACCGCTTTTGACAGAAGAATTTAAGAAAGTGCTTGTACAGGCATAA
- a CDS encoding electron transfer flavoprotein subunit beta/FixA family protein, protein MNIIVCLKQTFDTEEKIVLQGGAISEDGVEFIINPYDEYAVEEAIKLRDEHGGEVTVVTVGPDRAESALRTALAMGADKAVIVEDEDGNYDEYSVAKILAAVIKDRDYDIIIGGNMAVDNGAGQVGPRLAEELNIPQVTTITKLEVAGGKATIERDVEGDQEVVEVSLPVLVTAQQGLNEPRYPSLPGIMKAKKKPMERLSVEDLELDGDVAAKTAVIETYLPPKKEAGRVLSGDVTDQVKELVQLLRSEAKVI, encoded by the coding sequence ATGAATATCATAGTATGCCTAAAGCAAACATTTGACACAGAAGAGAAAATCGTGCTTCAGGGTGGCGCAATCAGCGAAGACGGTGTAGAGTTCATCATCAATCCATACGACGAATATGCAGTTGAAGAAGCGATTAAGCTGCGCGATGAGCATGGCGGGGAAGTAACCGTTGTGACGGTAGGTCCTGATCGTGCGGAGAGTGCACTGCGCACAGCGCTTGCAATGGGAGCAGATAAGGCTGTCATCGTAGAAGATGAGGATGGCAACTACGACGAATATAGTGTAGCGAAGATTCTTGCGGCTGTAATTAAAGACCGCGATTACGATATTATTATTGGTGGAAACATGGCAGTTGATAATGGGGCAGGCCAAGTAGGTCCACGCCTTGCCGAAGAGCTGAACATTCCACAAGTTACAACCATTACGAAGCTTGAAGTAGCAGGCGGTAAAGCGACAATCGAGCGCGATGTGGAAGGTGATCAGGAAGTAGTGGAAGTATCACTTCCGGTGCTCGTAACGGCGCAGCAAGGCCTTAACGAACCACGCTATCCTTCTCTGCCAGGGATTATGAAGGCGAAGAAGAAACCAATGGAGCGTCTGAGTGTAGAGGACCTCGAGCTTGACGGCGATGTGGCAGCGAAAACAGCTGTGATCGAAACATACTTGCCGCCGAAAAAAGAAGCAGGTCGTGTACTGAGTGGCGACGTGACGGATCAAGTGAAAGAATTAGTCCAACTTCTTCGCAGCGAAGCGAAAGTAATCTAA